The segment CGGTATAGAAGGTAATCGCCTTGCCGCTGGCGGCACGCAGCTGTGCCCGGGCATTCTCTGCGGTATGCGGCTTGCCGGTGATCGCCCCCTCCAGCACGCAGACCTGATCGGAGCCGATGATCCAGTGGTCGGGATGGCTTCCGGCCAGTGCCTGCGCTTTCGCTACGGCAAGTCGTGTCACCAGCGCCTCTGCGCTTTCCGCGGGACGAGGCGACTCATCCACCTCTGGCGCGGCCGTGATAAAAGGCAGCCCCAGCTTATGCAGCAATGCCTGCCGGAAGGGAGAGGTGGAAGCTAAAAGAATTGATGGTGTCATTTTTTTTCAATAGTGATAGCGAATTGGTGACAGTCATTTTAAACTGTGCGCCGCACTGGATGCGAATAGTGGTTGAAAGATGCTGTTTAACGGCCTTTTTCTTTGACTCTATGACATTACAAAGTTAATATGCGCGCCCTATGCAAAAGGTAAAATTACCCCTAACGCTGGACCCTGTCCGCACCGCTCAGAAGCGCCTTGATTATCAGGGTGTCTACACATCTGTACAGGTGGAGCGTGTGGCCGAGTCGGTCGTTAGTGTGGACAGTGATGTGGATTGTGCCATGTCGTTTGCGGTTGACAGCCAGCGTCTGGCGGTACTGACGGGTACTGCTGAAGTCAATGTGACGTTGCGCTGCCAGCGCTGCAACCAGACCTTTCCCCATCACGTAAAAGTAAGTTATTGCTTCAGCCCTGTCTCTTCTGAAGAGCAGGCCGAGGCATTGCCGGAAGCGTACGAGCCGGTCGATGTTAATGAGTTTGGTGAGATCGATCTGCTGGCGGTTGTTGAGGATGAACTGATTCTCGCGCTGCCGGTCGTTCCGGTGCACGATTCTGAACACTGTGAAGTGTCCGAGGCGGACATGGTCTTTGGCAAACTGCCTGCAGAGGCGGAGAAACCAAATCCATTTGCCGTATTAGCCAGTTTAAAGCGTAAGTAATAGGAGTAAGGTCCATGGCCGTACAACAGAATAAACCCACCCGTTCTAAGCGTGGTATGCGTCGTTCGCACGATGCGCTGACCACTGCTGCTCTGTCAGTAGATAAAGTTTCTGGCGAAACTCATCTGCGTCACCACATCACTGCGGACGGTTACTACCGCGGTCGCAAGGTTATCGTTAAGTAAGTTTCTTGCTTAGCAAGGCGATACCTTGACACGTTTGACCCTGGCGATTGATGCCATGGGCGGGGATTTCGGTCCCTGCGTGACAGTGCCTGCAGCATTGCAGGCACTGGCCTCTCATTCGGATCTATTCCTTCTTCTGGTCGGACATCCCGACACTCTCATGCCATTGCTTGCCAAAGCGGATTCCTCCCTCACGGGGCGTTTGCAGGTTATCCCTGCCGAATCGGTTATTGCAAGTGATGCGCGGCCCGCTCAGGCCATCCGGAACAGTCGCGGCAGTTCGATGCGCGTCGCTCTGGAGATGGTCAAAGAGGGACGTGCAGCGGCCTGCATCAGCGCCGGAAATACCGGTGCGCTGATGGGGCTGTCGACGCTGTTATTAAAGCCGCTGGATGGCATTAAACGTCCGGCGCTGATGTCCGTTTTACCGCATCAGCAGCAGGGTAAAACCGTGGTGCTGGATCTGGGTGCGAATGTGGGCTCAGACAGTGCGATGCTGGTGCAGTTTGCGGTGATGGGGTCGGTGATGGCTGAGCATGTGCTGGGCATCCCACGGCCCCGCGTGGCCTTGCTCAATATTGGTCATGAAGAGACCAAAGGGCTGGAAACGATCCGCGATGCCGCGGTAATGCTGCGGGAATCACCGCAGATCAACTATATTGGTTACCTCGAAGGTAACGAGTTGCTCACCGGCAAAACGGATGTCATGGTCTGTGACGGTTTT is part of the Pantoea sp. Ep11b genome and harbors:
- a CDS encoding nucleoside triphosphate pyrophosphatase; translated protein: MTPSILLASTSPFRQALLHKLGLPFITAAPEVDESPRPAESAEALVTRLAVAKAQALAGSHPDHWIIGSDQVCVLEGAITGKPHTAENARAQLRAASGKAITFYTGLALFHPASGRLLQCCEPFVVHFRTLTDAEIAGYVEKEQPLQCAGSFKSEGLGICLFDRLEGRDPNTLVGLPLMALSAMLQQAGINPLTA
- the yceD gene encoding 23S rRNA accumulation protein YceD translates to MQKVKLPLTLDPVRTAQKRLDYQGVYTSVQVERVAESVVSVDSDVDCAMSFAVDSQRLAVLTGTAEVNVTLRCQRCNQTFPHHVKVSYCFSPVSSEEQAEALPEAYEPVDVNEFGEIDLLAVVEDELILALPVVPVHDSEHCEVSEADMVFGKLPAEAEKPNPFAVLASLKRK
- the rpmF gene encoding 50S ribosomal protein L32 is translated as MAVQQNKPTRSKRGMRRSHDALTTAALSVDKVSGETHLRHHITADGYYRGRKVIVK
- the plsX gene encoding phosphate acyltransferase PlsX; the encoded protein is MTRLTLAIDAMGGDFGPCVTVPAALQALASHSDLFLLLVGHPDTLMPLLAKADSSLTGRLQVIPAESVIASDARPAQAIRNSRGSSMRVALEMVKEGRAAACISAGNTGALMGLSTLLLKPLDGIKRPALMSVLPHQQQGKTVVLDLGANVGSDSAMLVQFAVMGSVMAEHVLGIPRPRVALLNIGHEETKGLETIRDAAVMLRESPQINYIGYLEGNELLTGKTDVMVCDGFVGNVTLKTMEGVVRMFLSLLKSSGEGKKRSWWLTLLGRWIQKRLAKRFGQLNPDQYNGACLLGLRGTVIKSHGAANQHAFAVAIEQAEQAVRQHIPERIAARLDAVLARSDKA